DNA from Ficedula albicollis isolate OC2 chromosome 22, FicAlb1.5, whole genome shotgun sequence:
CAGGGGCCGTGTCCATCTCCAGGGCAGAAATAATGATGTTACACCAGGTGAGATGTGTTTTCATaaattttttcaagtttctgaCTCCCCAAATTTGACAGATTTGTATCAATGACTTAAACACTGCCAGCAAGGAGGTCTGAGGCTGATCTGCATCATTTCCTTGGGGTTTGAAAGTGAGTAAGATCAAATGCTGGTGTCTTACAGCATGGCCAGAGCACTTGGCAGAGCAGTTGGTGGATCTGAAGATCTCCTCAGCATAGACACACTCCCCGTGGCTGCACACCTGAAATGAGAGCAAACCACAGGGATTTGGAGCTTCCAGGACAGGCAGAGTCTGCATTTTATcctgggaggggatggagagcagcaggagacacAGAATCAGCTCTGGGAACCCCTCAGACCCCCTTTAGGAGTGGGAGGTGAGGGGTTAATTTTgcatttgggtgtttttggagAAAGGGGAGTGGCAGAGATGTGCAGGCATCACTGCTCCCCACTCCAATCCCTCATCCCTCCCTTCCAGGTGGGAACATCCAGGGAAGTGACTGGAAACAGCACCCAGGGATATTAtggaaataattaaatgtaACAACACATGAACGATCTCCTAACCCCTCACACAAATCTTTGTGTCACTGAAGGGAATAAAGCAGCAGCCAAGCCTGAGGAAATGGGAGTGGTGccaattcaaatttttttttgtttgttttgctttggttttttttgtttgctttgctgctgctttgggataGAAGTTGGGAAAACAGATCAGCAGAAGTTTGGGGTCTACTCAGCCCTCctgtttaaaatgtaaaagagaGAATTATATAAACAAGACTGAAAGAGGGGGAAGAATAACAGAAAAAGCTCTTCTCCACTCACCATGCCATTGCCACACTTGGTTCCATCCAGGATCATGCCTGGGTCCTCCTCTGCCCCCCGGGGGAAGCTCCctttgcaggagctgaaggacagCAGGCTCCCGTCCCGGGGCATCTCCCTCCCTCCAGAGCAGTACAGCTTCCCACACAGCCTGTCTCTGCAAGGACAGGAGCTGTCACCCCCAGGACACAGCCCAGAAACgcccctgagctgctctctgctgcagcctgaattCCAAGGAAATGGAATTCTGGAAATGCTGGCAGGTGACAGATTCTTAAATCTTACTGGGGAACACAAATCCATTCACTGAAATGAGCATTTAACTGATATTCCTTCACTTCTGAAACTCCCCGTCCCAAAATCCCTGGAGTTTTCCCCACACACTCATCCTCCCCTGATCTCTGTGACCTTTCTTCTCTCACCTCTTGATTTAAATCCACTTCTCTTAGAAATcatttcctgcagttttcagacagaacaagaaggaacacagccctgtgctgcacaAACAGGGCATTCCTGGCTTCTGCCTCCTCATTCGGGCAGGAATGGCCTCTCTTCCCAacccccagcacatcccataCCCCAGTGCTTACTTCTTCTTGCATGGGAGGTGAgtgccctgctccttcctgcagtATCCGAAATAGGTTCCCCTCTGGTTCATGTTGTAACAGGAGGCTGGGCCCTCTGTGGCCTctgcagggggaaaaagcagcaggatgagtttgggagagctgggaatatTCCATTCCTGCCTTTGCTTAGGAAATGGCCTTTCCCAAAAAAGTGCCCGTGGGTGTAAATGGCTTTCTGGcatttcagcctggagaagggaaggctccagggagagctcagagccccttgcagagcctggaggggctccaggagagctggggagggactggggacaagggatggagggacagcacacggggaatggctcccactgccagagggcagggatgggtgggatattgggaaggaattcctggctgggatgggattcccagaggagctgtggctgcccctggatccctggcagtgcccagggccaggctggagcacctgggacagtgggaggtgtctctgccatggcagtgcGTGACACTGGATGGGATCTCacttcccttccagcccaaaccattgCCCACTTCTAGAAAACGCTGCTTTCAGAAGGGTCAGACGTGCCAAATTTGGCTGTTAATTTGAAGCACAGCAATTTCCTCTTCCTGCCTGGCCAAAACcacttccccagctccattccagCTACCTCTGGTGCGTTCTGCAAAAGAGGAATGACCTCCCCACTTCCCATTTCTCTGGAAGCACAGAGCACCCCAAGCCCTGAGTTACGACCACTGGCAGCgggaaatacaaaaatataaaaaccatTAATTGTGCGATGGACTGgagtttatttttatggatGGGCTGCTCCTGAGGATTTGGAGATGCAGAATTCccttctctgcctgccctgtgaCCAGGCCcagctgatttttggggtgcccagggtaCTCACGTGGCCCGAAGGCAGCTTTGCACTGGCTGTCCCGGGTGGGACAGGTGCCCATGTAGCAATATCCCTGCCCAAAGCTGCAGGGGTGCCCGTTGACCCGGAATCGATCCtcagggcagctggaggagctgcctgtgcacaTCTCAGCCAGGTCACAGTCGTGCTGCACCGCCCGGCACACCGAGCCCGACTTCTTGTactgagggagggagggagaaaatgcCACACTcagcacccagctcctccaCACTGCCCAGAAACAcccagctgaggctgggaacaggcagggagAAGCCAGACCCGTGTCTCACTTCACCCTGGACGTGTCACTCACGGGGTTTTGGCCTCTCCTGCCACGGCTTTTATTGCCAGGAGAAAATGGCCAAGCAAAGGGCTCGTTTCTCCAGGCTGGTGGGGACTGAGGGAGTTGTTGGTGCTGGTTTGGGATGGACTGGGGGGCAGTGACAGGATCtagggagcagctggagctgtgcagggagggttaggctggagagcagggaaaggctggattttgggaaaggtccttcccccagagggtgctgggcactccCCAAGcaatgggcacagccctgaggctgccagagctccaggagagtttggacaccactccagggacacccagggtgggattttggggtgtctgtgcagcacCTGGGTTGGATCAGTGATCCCTCAagccccttccagctcaggacattccatgatcccatgacAGTGCCCTTGGCACACAGGGGGTCAGTTCTGGTGGAAGGTGAGCTCATGCTTTACCccagcagggatgaggagctgcagaggggaggggtCTCACCTGGCAGTTTTTACAGGGAAATTGTCTCACCTGGCAGTTTTTATAGGCAAAGGGTCTCACCTGGCAGTGTTTAAAGGGAAATTGTCTCACCTGGCAGTTCTCACAGGGGAAGGGTCTCACCTGGCAGTGTTTACAGGGAAATTGTCTCACCTGGCAGTTCTCACAGCAGTCCCcgtgggcacaggcagctcccgAGCTCAGCTTGCAGCTCTCAGGGTCACAGCACTCGTTCGTGCACTCCTGGGACAGAAGCAGCAgtcagggcaggggacagggacaccaaacctctgtccctggctgggatggaaatcTGGGACCTGTCTTGGCTTTGTTGGGAAGCAGCTTCCCTAAAATCCCAGGGCCTGGAGgtggcagctgtgcagggagctcgGGGTtagagctgagccctggggagggctTTGTCCCACTCTCAGTTCCTCTGTCACCCCCTCCTGACAAACCAGGGCTTCATGCTTCCCAGCACTCAGCACGTCCCCAGccaccccagctcagcagcctggtGACCACAATTTCTACTTCAGCAAGATCTGTGTCCCCCTCAGGGACTGacagacagcagctgctgtgcaaacaaaccaacaaacccctttgcccttcccaggagcagctgctgtgcaaacaaaccaacaaaccaacaaacccctTTGCCCTTCCCAGGTTacaatacaggatgtgaccaaaagtctGGATTCTGTcaccagctgttaaaccagctgggcaatcatctttatcttcccacagcccatcctccctccaggagatatctcctgttaatggccactgagtcccagggcatgactgataaaattacatcatcccatgggagatgctccagccaggggaggagccaagcctttcctacccagagaaaaactgacattttggacaccaaggaaccttctttccactggattccagaggaaagccagacctttccacatcatccctgcaccttcagaggaaactgcaccttctccaggagccctgctccagctgaaccacatctgcccctgcaggaggatgcagccaccattgaatgggactgctgccaacaccctgactgactgacgggtgtcagcttggattctgactctggcagggtttgggattgttctttgtaatgctgcatttctattttaattttcctagtaaagaactgttattcctaattcccacatctttgcctgagagccccttaatttcaaaattagaaTGATTTGGATTtagggggtttacattctccatttcaaagagaagctcctgcctttcttggcagacacctgtccttccaACCAGGACATCAGGGATTCCCTCACTGCCAGGTACCTCAGGAGTGCCACAGTCAcattcctctcccttctccacaAATCCATTCCCGCAGGATGCAGGGGCAATgatgctgctcagctctgggatgttGGTCAGGCACCGGGGCATGTCAGCCAGCATGAAGTTCTCaaagctctgcaggctgcaggagctgaactCCTTGGGGATCACGGAGCTGTGTTGGGAAAACAGGAGGAGTTATGGATTGGAACAGGCAAGGAGGGGAAACACGCTTTGGGAGAGAATTGGAacagctggctgtccccacaaCTCTTGGGTGtgaacatttttataaatatacaGGGACTAGAGTAattttgggttgggttttttgagggGGTTTCTGTCTGGGAATATCTGACAATGACCTGggatttaataaattttaaaattttctttaattaattcAAATGGAATAATCTCACTGGACAAAACCCCTGCCCCAGTTTGGAAGCTGCCAGCTCATCCAAAACCCATTTCcagcccttttttcccccacccctaGCCCCACCTGACAGTGTCTGTCATGATGCAAACGTCGTCACTGCACGAGCAGGCCTCGGTGTCGTGGCTCATGCCCAGGTTGTGCCCCATCTCGTGGGCCATGGTGGCTGCCACTGCAATCTCGTTCCTGTTGTGGTCCTGGGGAGCCAAGCAAAGCTCTTGGTTATTTCCACGCGTGTTTTagaacaagcaaaacaaaaaaaaaaaaaacaccacgGTTTTTCTTCTAGTGGAATTATCCTCGTGATGCACGAGGGGTCATGTGGTGCTCAATCCATCTGTGCATCTGTTTGgattgtattttattgtttcaTGAAGATATTTATAAAATAGGTATCATGGAGGTTTTCTTGACCCCCTGcacttcatttaaaataaaatctcaggatggtttgggttggaggggagCTCAAATCCCATCCAGTTCCAGGGCTTGGACATCTCCCCCCtatcccagtttgctccaaaccctgcccagcctggccttggacacttccagggctcTAATTGTGAATTTTTACAATCCAATAATGAACCAGAGAACTGAAAGTTCTAAAcctgaaaaactaaaaaactaaaaaaactgAAAGTTCTAAAACTGAAAGGGCCCCAGACCCAACAATATTCACAAAGGTTCTTCACTGCCAGAGTGAAAAATCATAGgaaagcctttaaaaatgaaataaaaatggatcAGACCTGGATAATACCTGCAGAGTATAAATCACTGCATATGGATTTGAGGAAGGCCAATCCAATGGTGGTCCCCTCGAAGTCCAGGCCTCTGGAAGGAAGCACAAGGGCACAGTGAGATCAAGGCACTGCCCAGGGTGGGCTCTGAATTCAGGGATTTTTTCCAAACCCAACTGGAGGTTTCATCTCCAGCTCCGCATGGAATCTCACatctaataaaatattaaattttacgATCCCcgcaaattaaaaaaaaaaaaaaaaacaattggagcacttttcattttaatatttacttaAATTTGGTGGTGGTTTATCAGATTTAAAGCATCTGTGGGAGTGTAAAGAGCTCCAAACGCAGCAAAGGGATGAGTCAGGACCTCTGGACATGAGAAGTGAGGTCAGTGCTGATTTAATTTGgcatttcccacatttttggGGAAACTTAATTCATCATTTCCCTGTTAAACTTCATGTTCTGACTCTTTAAGTTGTCAGACTTTGCTGCAGCCTCAAATTTTGTGAGCAAAACCAGAAGAAGAGTCTCAGATAAGGGAAAAGTTCCCATCCCCTGGTTTTTGCAGGGATTCAGCTGGAAAGGTTGAATTCTGTGTCCTGCCAGGAATTTAGTTGTGCtccatgacaaaaaaaataaacaacaacaacaaaaaaaaaaacaaacggggggggggggggggggggggggggggggggggggggggggggggggggggggggggggggggggggggggggggggggggggggggggggggggggggggggggggggggggggggggggggggggggggggggggggggggggggggggggggggggggggggggggggggggggggggggggggggggggggggggggggggggggggggggggggggggggggggggggggggggggggggggggggggagagagagaacttggatttttttttttttttttcccctggaattgATACAAGACAGTTTTGGAATGGGTCAAATCCAGGTCAGGACTGTGCCACTGATTGGTGACAAattttaaggaataaaaatagcCTTGAATGTTTTGTGAGCAATTTTTGTGGAATAGAAAGTGCCTGGAATGTGTTTGGTGAGTGATTTTTATGGAACAAAAAAGGCCTTGATTGTGTTGTGGATCACtttttaaggaataaaaatgacTTTACATGTTTGGTGAGTGatttttaaggaataaaaaaggcCTTGAATGAGTTTGGTGAGTGGCTTTTATGGAATAAAAATGGCCTTGATTGTGTTTGGTGAACGATTtctatggaagaaaaaatgccTTGAATGAGTTTGGTGAGTGATTTTTATGGAACAAAAAGGGCCTTGAATGTTTGGTGAGTGATTTTTGGGGACTGAAAacagggaagtttcagggaagtttcagggaagtttcagggaagggaagggaagggaagggaagtcagggaagtttcagggaagtttcagggaagtttcagggaagtttcagggaagtttcagggaagtttcagggaagtttcagggaagtttcagggaagtttcagggaagtttcagggaagtttcagggaagtttcagggaagtttcagggaagtttcagggaagtttcagggaagtttcagggaagtttcagggaagtttcagggaagtttcagggaagtttcagggaagtttcagggaagtttcagggaagtttcagggaagtttcagggaagtttcagggaagtttcagggaagtttcagggaagtttcagggaagtttcagggaagtttcagggaagtttcagggaagtttcagggaagtttcagggaagtttcagggaagtttcagggaagtttcagggaagtttcagggaagtttcagggaagtttcagggaagtttcagggaagtttcagggaagtttcagggaagtttcagggaagtttcagggaagtttcagggaagtttcagggaagtttcagggaagtttcagggaagtttcagggaagtttcagggaagtttcagggaagtttcagggaagtttcagggaagtttcagggaagtttcagggaagtttcagggaagtttcagggaagtttcagggaagtttcagggaagtttcagggaagtttcagggaagtttcagggaagtttcagggaagtttcagggaagtttcagggaagtttcagggaagtttcagggaagtttcagggaagtttcagggaagtttcagggaagtttcagggaagtttcagggaagtttcagggaagtttcagggaagtttcagggaagtttcagggaagtttcagggaagtttcagggaagtttcagggaagtttcagggaagtttcagggaagtttcagggaagtttcagggaagtttcagggaagtttcagggaagtttcagggaagtttcagggaagtttcagggaagtttcagggaagtttcagggaagtttcagggaagtttcagggaagtttcagggaagtttcagggaagtttcagggaagtttcagggaagggaagggaagggaagtttcagggaagggaatttaagggaagggaagggaagggaagggaaggaccCACGTGATGAGCTGAGCGTTGTCGTTCCTCTTCCTCTTGAGCAGCTCCGCCAGGCGCCACTTGGAGAAGGTGTCCAGGGTGAACCCTGCACTCCTGCTCAGGGGACACTTGTCCCCATCTGTCCACACCTCCAGGCCCACCAGAGCCACGTGGGTGTTGATGGATTTATAAACCTGCGGCAGAGAATTCATTAAACACGAGTcaattataaattaataaaaattaaacagcgCCGTGGGTGCCTGGGTCATTTTCCCACTCCAATATCCACTCCAGACTTAACAAAGCCTTTCCAAGGGCTGAATTCCAAAAAAGTCTCACCAAATAAACCAGGAAATCTGATTTCCCACCGCATTTCAAGCAACTTTTAAATGGgtttaaaatacttgaaaatcCCAGCAAGTTTGGAAGAAATTTGACTTGGCAAAAATATCAAGaatcaatttattatttttgaaacaatCAAATATCTTAAAGTATTGgtagaaataattaaatatgagcataaataattaaagtaGGAGTGGAAataattcttattaaaaatCTCATATCTGAAGGCAAAAAACAGGAGAATAAATTACCATGAAGctgaattttcattaattcctacacataataatgaaaatttagGATGTTTACAACAGAAAGAATTTATAAATCACTTGGATTTCAATggttttcaagggaaaaaaattagaaatcacTTGAATTTCAACAGctttaaacagcaaaaatataaataatttggatttcaaccattttaaatagaaaaaaatgacaaaacactTGAATTTCATTGCCACTTGTTTGCTCTCACCGTGTTGATGTAGTTGACTATTCTAAATATcctttgtcttatttttttaacatcttcatCGTATTTCTTGTACTGAAAAGGCAAATACAACAtgtcaggaaaaggagagggaaaagggaatttacCAGGAGATAAAGATTGGTTTGCAAACCACGCcatgtataaaaaaaatcacactttatataaaaaattatgtttgatGTAGGATTTTATCAGATGTTTGGTTTCAGTATCAGCCCCTTCCaaaatgtgaatttctgtgCTGGGTGCAGAGAAGGAGTTGGGCTCAATGACCCTTGTCCAGCTCAGGATTATCCCTTCAAATCAGGATATTCCAGATCAGGATATTCCAAATCAGAATATTCCCTTCAAAATCAGGATTATCCCTTCAAATCAGGATATTCCAAATTGGGattttcccttccaaatcagGATATTCCAATTCAGGATATTCCCTTCAAATCAGGATACTCCTTTCCAATTCAGGACATTCCAAATCAGGATATTCCTTCCAAATCAAAATATTCCAAACCAGGATATTCCCTTCAAATCAGGATTATCCCTTCCAAATCAGGATATTCCAAATCAGGATATTCCAATTCAGGATATTCCAATTCAGGACATTCCAATTCAGGATATTCCCTTCGAACCAGGATATTCCAAGAGGACAAGCACTGCAAGGTCTTTTCTGAATTCTTGTCATCTCCAGGTAGGAATTTCAGATAAAATCCCCTTTAGAAATCCCAtttcccagccaggctcagagTAACCTCGTAGCTCTTGTAGGAGCCCAGGAACACAAGCTGGGATTGCCTGGAGCTgatcaaacacaaaataataataataataataataataataattccaAAACTCACCAAAGCGTTGTCTGCAACGATGTAGAGCTCCAGGTACTTCCTTGCTTTCAGGTAGGCTTTCATCTAAAGGgatcatttatttaaaatgactTTTAAGAGCTTTTCCAATCCCAACCTTTGCAGCTTCAAAGCTGTTTATTAATTATTGAGGGGATTTCTTGGGCCAAGTCATTCAGAAGGGACTGGTTTGGGTAGAAATTATAAGAAATAGGCTGGATATTGAAATTGTTATTCAGATATGGAAGGTAAAATAGATATAAATGGGTATTTAGGTGTTAAAGGTGCACTGGGCACCTGTGAACCTGTTAAAGGCAGGAGAGTTTAACTCAGCTGGTGACGCTGAAATCTCAGATCTGGAagattttgtttgggtttttaagaTCTGCCCCCACTTCCCTGTGTTTATTTAAGGAGTTTTGTGGAGGTGCCAGCAGAGCAAGTGGGATTTTTGCTATTTAGAGTTTCCTAATAGCCACaaatcccttttgttttttttttggatgggACAGCCATGCCTTACCTCTGGGCTGTTGCTGGATTTGAAGATGTCGTTGATGGGGCTGCTGGAGTCCTGCTCCCACGAGTTGTTGACCAGCCCACAGGTTTTGATGGGCTCTTGTTTCAGGGCCTCGTATTTATAAACCACGTGCTCAGCCCTGTCCGAGGCTCCCAGGGGCTCGATGAGGAACTTCTGCCCACGGGTCTCAAAGTAGCCACTGAAAAATGGGTTGGAATGTGAGATTTTGGGTCATTTATCCCAAGCATAAAGACTTTTGGGATATCCCAGCAGCCTGAGGCAGCGTGCAACACTTTAGGAGCAGAAATTGATTAAATAGTGAATAAATTGGAAGATTTGGGTGCTCTCAGTCAAAGTGAAGCTGGGTTaggaattaatttgaaattttgagGGGTTTGTGCTGACAGAAGTGGttgaaaactgcatttccttctcatttgaagtgaaaagctgaaatattttaagagtaactctttttctccttcctccctctttttttctttgggaaacAAGTTCCAAATCCTGAATAAAAGATCACATGATTTCTTTCCATCCTGATTCTTTCCTattgctgctgcctggaaaggctgagctggaacagagactgggcagagcaaaaggaataaaatcagaatttattgaagggattcaccttgggcagtgcaagagcctggatGGGGCTACAACAAATCAAAgccaagatggatcctggtcatgaattttacacttttataagttttggttcatcttgGGGTCActtatccaaccacagcccagGTTATGAAGTCTCAACCCCTTACTTTGGCcattgtttctgatttttgggtaccagttgtccttgattctctggctgggaagggattgttgTGTCCAACTCCCCTGT
Protein-coding regions in this window:
- the LOC101810446 gene encoding zinc metalloproteinase-disintegrin-like batroxstatin-2 isoform X2, which encodes MKILLISALLLHSLQPGSSRGKFSGAEQYEIVYPQKLHAVHRRSVGANSESKYDDTVKYGIKANGEEVVLQLQKNRDLLAGDYSETLYSADGRQITTTPGIKDHCYYGGHVEGDAESVASISTCSGLSGYFETRGQKFLIEPLGASDRAEHVVYKYEALKQEPIKTCGLVNNSWEQDSSSPINDIFKSSNSPEMKAYLKARKYLELYIVADNALYKKYDEDVKKIRQRIFRIVNYINTVYKSINTHVALVGLEVWTDGDKCPLSRSAGFTLDTFSKWRLAELLKRKRNDNAQLITGLDFEGTTIGLAFLKSICSDLYSAGIIQDHNRNEIAVAATMAHEMGHNLGMSHDTEACSCSDDVCIMTDTVSSVIPKEFSSCSLQSFENFMLADMPRCLTNIPELSSIIAPASCGNGFVEKGEECDCGTPEECTNECCDPESCKLSSGAACAHGDCCENCQYKKSGSVCRAVQHDCDLAEMCTGSSSSCPEDRFRVNGHPCSFGQGYCYMGTCPTRDSQCKAAFGPQATEGPASCYNMNQRGTYFGYCRKEQGTHLPCKKKDRLCGKLYCSGGREMPRDGSLLSFSSCKGSFPRGAEEDPGMILDGTKCGNGMVCSHGECVYAEEIFRSTNCSAKCSGHAVCDHKLQCQCEEGWAPPNCDSSSALTSVAVAAGVLAVLAVTAVAAVLLTRFRGFHKSHQTRRGPGATNQVFVDQEQSCREQPVLVPPAQKVIDKKILPVPPPPENKPQRHSAPERRAPPVPVPKGKPPPPPQVIPRGMAVPRGWNSRSVLLGFHCSFSTQALKPPMNPRV
- the LOC101810446 gene encoding zinc metalloproteinase-disintegrin-like batroxstatin-2 isoform X3, giving the protein MKILLISALLLHSLQPGSSRGKFSGAEQYEIVYPQKLHAVHRRSVGANSESKYDDTVKYGIKANGEEVVLQLQKNRDLLAGDYSETLYSADGRQITTTPGIKDHCYYGGHVEGDAESVASISTCSGLSGYFETRGQKFLIEPLGASDRAEHVVYKYEALKQEPIKTCGLVNNSWEQDSSSPINDIFKSSNSPEMKAYLKARKYLELYIVADNALYKKYDEDVKKIRQRIFRIVNYINTVYKSINTHVALVGLEVWTDGDKCPLSRSAGFTLDTFSKWRLAELLKRKRNDNAQLITGLDFEGTTIGLAFLKSICSDLYSAGIIQDHNRNEIAVAATMAHEMGHNLGMSHDTEACSCSDDVCIMTDTVSSVIPKEFSSCSLQSFENFMLADMPRCLTNIPELSSIIAPASCGNGFVEKGEECDCGTPEECTNECCDPESCKLSSGAACAHGDCCENCQYKKSGSVCRAVQHDCDLAEMCTGSSSSCPEDRFRVNGHPCSFGQGYCYMGTCPTRDSQCKAAFGPQATEGPASCYNMNQRGTYFGYCRKEQGTHLPCKKKDRLCGKLYCSGGREMPRDGSLLSFSSCKGSFPRGAEEDPGMILDGTKCGNGMVCSHGECVYAEEIFRSTNCSAKCSGHAVCDHKLQCQCEEGWAPPNCDSSSALTSVAVAAGVLAVLAVTAVAAVLLTRFRGFHKSHQTRRGPGATNQVFVDQEQSCREQPVLVPPAQKVIDKKILPVPPPPENKPQRHSPALRPKGPPPPVPAAKPGSLHPEEKFAPERRAPPVPVPKGKPPPPPQALKPPMNPRV
- the LOC101810446 gene encoding zinc metalloproteinase-disintegrin-like NaMP isoform X1; translated protein: MKILLISALLLHSLQPGSSRGKFSGAEQYEIVYPQKLHAVHRRSVGANSESKYDDTVKYGIKANGEEVVLQLQKNRDLLAGDYSETLYSADGRQITTTPGIKDHCYYGGHVEGDAESVASISTCSGLSGYFETRGQKFLIEPLGASDRAEHVVYKYEALKQEPIKTCGLVNNSWEQDSSSPINDIFKSSNSPEMKAYLKARKYLELYIVADNALYKKYDEDVKKIRQRIFRIVNYINTVYKSINTHVALVGLEVWTDGDKCPLSRSAGFTLDTFSKWRLAELLKRKRNDNAQLITGLDFEGTTIGLAFLKSICSDLYSAGIIQDHNRNEIAVAATMAHEMGHNLGMSHDTEACSCSDDVCIMTDTVSSVIPKEFSSCSLQSFENFMLADMPRCLTNIPELSSIIAPASCGNGFVEKGEECDCGTPEECTNECCDPESCKLSSGAACAHGDCCENCQYKKSGSVCRAVQHDCDLAEMCTGSSSSCPEDRFRVNGHPCSFGQGYCYMGTCPTRDSQCKAAFGPQATEGPASCYNMNQRGTYFGYCRKEQGTHLPCKKKDRLCGKLYCSGGREMPRDGSLLSFSSCKGSFPRGAEEDPGMILDGTKCGNGMVCSHGECVYAEEIFRSTNCSAKCSGHAVCDHKLQCQCEEGWAPPNCDSSSALTSVAVAAGVLAVLAVTAVAAVLLTRFRGFHKSHQTRRGPGATNQVFVDQEQSCREQPVLVPPAQKVIDKKILPVPPPPENKPQRHSPALRPKGPPPPVPAAKPGSLHPEEKFAPERRAPPVPVPKGKPPPPPQVIPRGMAVPRGWNSRSVLLGFHCSFSTQALKPPMNPRV